In Oscillospiraceae bacterium, the DNA window AAAACCCCCGCACCGGGGGGTCGGGAATTGTCAATCTGTGCAAAGTTGAAAGATCCGGGGCCGGGCAATGTACGTAAACTTTTATTTAACGATCTCGCCCCAGACTTCACCGGACGCACCGGCGGCGTTTGCCTCGTCGGTGTCGATATGCATCGCGGCATTGAAGCTGTCGCGGACGCGGATGACGACATCACCGAGAACGAGAGAACGGTCTTTCGTGTCTATTTTGACCGAGACGATCTGTTTGTTCTCCACACCGGCGGCTTTGGCATTTTCTGAGTTCAAATGGATGTGGCGTTTTGCCGCAATCACGCCCTCTTTGAGATCGAGTTCGCCGGCAGGTCCGACCAGTTTACATCCGGGGGTCCCTGCGGTGTCGCCCGATTCGCGCACCGGAGCGGCGATGCCGACGGTTCTGGCGTCGGTCAGCGAGAGCTCTACCTGAGTGGCGGTGCGGCAGGGCCCGAGAATCGTGATGCCCTTGATGGTGTTTTTCGGGCCGAC includes these proteins:
- a CDS encoding phosphate propanoyltransferase — protein: MKVLVETSARHIHVTKEALETLFGTGHELTIKKNLSQPGEYACEERLDVVGPKNTIKGITILGPCRTATQVELSLTDARTVGIAAPVRESGDTAGTPGCKLVGPAGELDLKEGVIAAKRHIHLNSENAKAAGVENKQIVSVKIDTKDRSLVLGDVVIRVRDSFNAAMHIDTDEANAAGASGEVWGEIVK